The genomic segment NNNNNNNNNNNNNNNNNNNNNNNNNNNNNNNNNNNNNNNNNNNNNNNNNNNNNNNNNNNNNNNNNNNNNNNNNNNNNNNNNNNNNNNNNNNNNNNNNNNNNNNNNNNNNNNNNNNNNNNNNNNNNNNNNNNNNNNNNNNNNNNNNNNNNNNNNNNNNNNNNNNNNNNNNNNNNNNNNNNNNNNNNNNNNNNNNNNNNNNNNNNNNNNNNNNNNNNNNNNNNNNNNNNNNNNNNNNNNNNNNNNNNNNNNNNNNNNNNNNNNNNNNNNNNNNNNNNNNNNNNNNNNNNNNNNNNNNNNNNNNNNNNNNNNNNNNNNNNNNNNNNNNNNNNNNNNNNNNNNNNNNNNNNNNNNNNNNNNNNNNNNNNNNNNNNNNNNNNNNNNNNNNNNNNNNNNNNNNNNNNNNNNNNNNNNNNNNNNNNNNNNNNNNNNNNNNNNNNNNNNNNNNNNNNNNNNNNNNNNNNNNNNNNNNNNNNNNNNNNNNNNNNNNNNNNNNNNNNNNNNNNNNNNNNNNNNNNNNNNNNNNNNNNNNNNNNNNNNNNNNNNNNNNNNNNNNNNNNNNNNNNNNNNNNNNNNNNNNNNNGGAATCTCTGTGAAAACCTTCACAAAATGAAACCAACTAATACACTTTTTATCAGGagatacctaatattttgaTGCAATATTAAGGACATGTTTTATTCATAGGAAAAATATTAGAccacttttgaaaaattatacaaatattccaGCTTACCTTCAAATACTTTTTGTTGTATATTCTATTGCGAACTGTTTTCATAAGATGGGGCGCATCTGAGAACATGAAAATATTTCTGTTCTTGTCCAATGGATGAGTAAagtagtttttaacattttcaaattcacCACTTACACCAAACTCTTTCCAAACTTTCCGATTACTAGAAGCACCATCAGAGACAATTCCATCTACTTTTGCTCCAATGTTTTCAAGAAGTGCGATAGATTTCAAAATTAGCTGAGCTAGAATTTTACCTAAcgataaaatagaatatattatatatttttttaaatttaatattacttcgggtaaaaattatttgctgaaatgttttctttaaatattaactacaacttacaagacgtgtttatgtattataaaacaatatttacctGGAACAGGACCTTTAGATGCAAACATGGCTATGGGTTGAGAATAACTCGAAGCCAGGCTCCTAAATAAGAAGACTAGCCCATGGTCAGCCTTTTCTCCGTATCTTTCACTTTTAATCCCGTCTCCCAAATCTTCAAATCCAATATAGGTTAATTTATTTGTGTTCACAGACAAACTTTCCCTCAAAAAAATTTCGTCGAATACAAGAATACCATGTCGTTCTTCAGTTCGaagtaaatcaattttttttttcaataattggaaaaatttaTCATCAAATCCACACGTGGTATTCATTAATGAAAGATATCTTTTTATTGTCTTAGGTGATGGCAATGGTAGAAATTGTTGCTTCCTCAGAAACTTATACTCTTTTGGAGATCTAAACAAGTATTTgacagttaaattaattaatacattttatgttgaTCCGATAAATTACCTTATATGAAGGAGAATACAGAGCAAAATCCAATTGTCTGAATATCTTCTATGAGTCAGATTTGAAGCTTTACTGGTCGATATAATTTCTTGAATTAGTGTACGCTGAGGTTCATTTAAATTTgacttttgtaatatattttggacAGAAGCATCAGTCAACATTTTCATTAcctcattttttttacttagctcagatactaaattattaataatattttgtttcctacaaataaaataaaaatgttgataaatattatactgatcaaataaaatattattacatatataaaaaattaacctGAGATTAGATTTCTGAACACTATGCTTTGATTTCACCATTTGTTGCAACCTTAAAGCACGGGTTGGTGTAAGTGTTGGTCCAATATACTTTTTTTGTCCACTACCAAGGCGCTGTTTATTAACTCTGTATAACGAAAACAGTTTTTTGCACCAATTACATTTTTGGCTGTTTCCAGAAGTTAACATTGGACATTTAACATGGCGCCAAACATTAGTTATATCCAAATTTGTATGTTTCACAATAACTCCTAAATGTGTTGAAAAACTAGAGAATATATCCTCATTGAAAATTTAAGCAtgtggtaaattatttaattatgtattataaaaaatattttgttatatttgcataattcaattaaataattcaaataataataaacaaaattcaatttcTTTGTACCTTTAAAATGATCTGCACTAGGACCACCATTGCATGTTTGAGTTACATTTAAGCCACACAAAGTTTCTTCAATCAATTGTGAAGAAAAAGGAAAACAAATGTTTGTCATTTCAAAATCATCCAACTGCACAGGGCAATTTAATACATAGCACTCGACTTTTTCATCATCAGTAAATACTAATTGTTTTTCAACAACAGCCATTTTATTGTAACCATTTGgacgcacaaaaaaaaaca from the Acyrthosiphon pisum isolate AL4f chromosome X, pea_aphid_22Mar2018_4r6ur, whole genome shotgun sequence genome contains:
- the LOC115033707 gene encoding uncharacterized protein LOC115033707; the encoded protein is MAVVEKQLVFTDDEKVECYVLNCPVQLDDFEMTNICFPFSSQLIEETLCGLNVTQTCNGGPSADHFKGVIVKHTNLDITNVWRHVKCPMLTSGNSQKCNWCKKLFSLYRVNKQRLGSGQKKYIGPTLTPTRALRLQQMVKSKHSVQKSNLRKQNIINNLVSELSKKNEVMKMLTDASVQNILQKSNLNEPQRTLIQEIISTSKASNLTHRRYSDNWILLCILLHIRSPKEYKFLRKQQFLPLPSPKTIKRYLSLMNTTCGFDDKFFQLLKKKIDLLRTEERHGILVFDEIFLRESLSVNTNKLTYIGFEDLGDGIKSERYGEKADHGLVFLFRSLASSYSQPIAMFASKGPVPGKILAQLILKSIALLENIGAKVDGIVSDGASSNRKVWKEFGVSGEFENVKNYFTHPLDKNRNIFMFSDAPHLMKTVRNRIYNKKYLKVSWNICIIFQKWSNIFPMNKTCP